In the Kribbella sp. NBC_00482 genome, one interval contains:
- a CDS encoding MGMT family protein, which translates to MDREEYVEAVLQAVESIPEGSVATYGDIAEYVGQGGPRQVGAIMREYGASVPWWRVIRASGVPADEVGDEQLHLLRSDGVRVSNGRVNLREARWDPED; encoded by the coding sequence GTGGACAGGGAGGAGTACGTCGAGGCCGTGCTGCAGGCCGTGGAGTCGATCCCGGAGGGCAGCGTCGCGACGTACGGCGACATCGCGGAGTACGTCGGGCAGGGCGGACCGCGGCAGGTCGGGGCGATCATGCGCGAGTACGGCGCGAGTGTGCCGTGGTGGCGGGTGATCCGCGCGTCCGGCGTACCGGCGGACGAGGTCGGCGACGAGCAACTGCACCTGCTGCGCTCGGACGGCGTCCGGGTCAGCAACGGCCGCGTCAACCTGCGCGAAGCCCGCTGGGACCCCGAGGACTGA